The sequence TTAGCACCTCCCCAGCCTCCACATCTCCCATTCTCACACGTTCCTCCTCATAACACTCACCACCACTCACTGCTTTGAGACCATTAGGAGCAATGGCATTACATTCTATTCCTGTTATGCCAGATGCGGAAAGCTCATGATTCAAGGTCATCACTCAGATCCTCATCTCTATAGGCTCTGGATACCCTAGTTTTGCTTCCATATACCACCCCTCTCCAATTTTTGAAATCCTTTACTGGATAATCTAGGACTCATAGTCAGCCATCAGCAAAATCCCCTATATTATCAATGTTGTCTTGGAATATTCTTACTACTTTCTTGGCTAACTGAAACCTGGCTCTCTAGAGTACATTTATTCACTCTTTCCCACACTTCTCAGATCTCCTGGCCTGGAGGTGGGGTTAATCGTCATCCCTGCACCTTCCCACTGATCCCCTcccttcaattaaaatataaaactctaGTATCTTTTCATCACTTTATTATACTACACCTCTCACTAGCCCCCCATATTCCAGTTATCTACCCATTGGCTCATCCCTGGCTATTCGTCTTCTTTCCCAGGTAGTGTctgcttctgtctgtctgtctctctccctttctctccctccataaGTCTCAAGAATCTTATCAAGATTCTTGATAACTTCAATACTGATGTAAATGATCCTTGCTTATTCTGAACTTCAATTCTATTCATCACTTCTCCAAAAATGAACATGTCTTTCATCTTCATCCTTCCTCAGTCTCTCACTCCCATGGCGGTCCTGCATTTTAAGTCTCTCAACTTATTCAGGGTTATTCACACTGAGAGGTAAAGGACCAAGAGGAAGAATATGAGGCGAGGTAGAAGTATTTACCAAAAGTTTGCTAAGATGGAACAGACACCCTAGGTTTGTTTAATTCAAATCATAATTGGCATGGATATAGACAGtcaaaaaaaagatgtttaaaaaggTTTCTCATTCATAAAACTGGCATACATAAAGAAAGGGTGGTGACCATCAGTAGGCTGTGATACCtggcaattaaaaaatttttaaaaattgaaaaaaaaattagctgaaatcttttgatgtttgttcTAGGGCTAACGTTTAAAACAATGATATTGAGGGCCATGAGGCTTTGAAAAAATGCAAGTGGGGTAGGGAAGAAAGTGTTccaaatttttcttcttcctgttcttTCAAAATCTCTCAAATTGAAGTGGTAAAGCCATCATTCATTTGGGCATTCTCAGGGATAAATGAAAATAACTCTTCAGATAATGTTAGGGGAGGGCTGAGATGAAGGGAATCAATGAGAAGATACTTTCTTCTATAAACTATGTTATACCTGCAAAATCACACCTTCCTTGTTCGATCTTCCTCTCAGATTCTCAGCTCTTAATCTACCCCCTGTGGTATTTCTCTCTCACATGAAGGTGTTCTTACATGAAAAAGGTCACATTCTCCTTTTGATGCTGAACGAGAACATGTTACTGTTGTGGAAAGAACATCAGGGAAGCTTTGCTTTCCACTTTTCAATTTTAATTCTTTACTAATAGCAcgtataaaatttttatttaaaaatctaataagATCAGATGAAAGTTTTTATcttgaaatagagaaaaacataATAATTTATCAAAATTCCAAGCATGCATGATCTTTGATCTAAGTGTTCTACTTTTAGGCATTTAACCTATAGAAATACAGTTCTCCCAGAGGTGCACTAAGTAGATTGAATATATTCCTGAATGGATTCCACCTTTTTTATAGTAGTGAAACGTGATGACAACAAAATGTCCATTAAAACACCAGTTAGTTATTTTGTTATACTTAGCTAATCTCAATAATCAAAACTCCTCTGAAGTAagttattatctttcttttttaagagaagGACGTCAAGCCTTTACGAGATCAAATCTATTTCCCAGTGATAAACAGCTGGTATGTACTGAATGTGAGATTGagtaatattaagaaaaaagagaaaaataaactgaacaATCATTGAATGCTTACTGTGTAATGGATAAATGATGTTGTATCATCCTCATCTTCTTTACAGATGAGTAGAACATGAAATTCATTGGGATTATGCAACCTCTCAAACTCATTGAATTAAGTAAGCAGTAGATCCAAGCTTTAAATCAGCATCTCCTGACACCTAGCAGTGGTCTCTTCTCTACCTGACACTGAATTTCAGGGCTGAGAagaactcactcaaagaagaataaatattgaGCAGAAAAGTGAGGtcaaagaaactttaaaataagaattttatgcGCATACAAACGTATTGCATATTTGCTTCGGGCAGGTTCTTATGCTTTGGAGTAACAGAGAtaaaaatcctttcaaaatgaACTCTTTCCTCAAGGAATGCATTCTAGGCAGGATGTAAGGGAACAAACATGAAAAAAGATCTCTAATCAAACAAGAAGAAATATTCTCAGGGCCCAACAAATTAGTGATTTAGATGAAAAGAAGTGGAGAATCTTAAAAGATGGATTTTTCACTGTGGGCTGAGTACCGAAGTGGACAGAGTTGAGATGTGAGCTAGGTTTTTGAGGATGAGTTGTTCTTGGGCTAAAATTCGGGTTGAATTGCTCTTCTGAATCTCAGAGGACAACAGGCTAGGCTAATCTCTGGTGTTAATAATATAATGATTAGTGAGCAAGTTACCAAATtacacacttacatttctttaacattttattaaagaatatataaatcTATGTCTATTAGATACAAGTAGGTATTTGACTTATTTTAATGATGACTATAATTTTTAATACAAAGCATATTTGGATGGAAAAGAGTACTCTATCACCAtacagttatttatattttaaggacAGCTCTTGTCTAGGACAGGTAACAGTAGCCCAGGcttatttgataaaattttttgaaaggcTTATGTTCATATTTAAGCTGGTGATAAATAGATGTGTCCACCTACATATGCTGCTGTGTGTTAGCATCTCTGAACCTGAGTATTTAAACATGTCTAATTATGGATGTGTGTAGaggacaataaaaaaataaatattatcccAGGGGACTATGAAATTCTAGACATGATAGCTCTCAGGGGTTCCCATTGTGAGAAAGATGTTAAACTGGcaaatttaaatgtcaaaatTATATACAAGTGATTAGGTACCGTATTAGGGAGAGAATGAAAGTGGGGGCTGAAAAAAGTCTTATTCAAATGGTAGATTCCAGGTAAGTTATCACATTGCTCCTAATTAGTTTTTCTTGAGATAATGGGGGATCAGAAGTTAATTTGAATAATATATGGAAGAAAGTGGGGTGGGTATTACTATGGATTTATAAAAAAGTTAATCAAAGGAGGATTTGAGTAGAATGTCTAAATAATTGGAACCTGGATGAAGATAGCACAGGGGTAACTGGAAGATGTAGAGATGGGGAGAAGGTGACTATTGAACAAGTAATAGTACAGAAAGGGATTAAGCTGAGGTCAAGTTGGGAGCATTTATTTAGATTCTTTGGCAAAATCTGAAAACATCTGCTTAGCCCCGTCCAAAATCTGCTTGGTCCTCACTCCATAAATAATGGGATTGAGCATAGGTAGGATGACCACATAGAGGTTAGCCAGGAGGATGTGGACATAGCGTGGAATGCATTTCCCACCAAACCTATaggcaaagacagaaaagaggGCAGGGATGTAGAAGAGTAGGATGACACAGACGTGGGAGCCGCAAGTGCTCAGGGCCTTGGACCGGACACCTTGAGAAGGGAGGTGGAAGACAGCTCGGAGGATGTGAATGTAGGAAACAGCGATAAGGATGATGTCCAGGCCTGTGGAGAGCAGAGCAGCTGCCAACCTGTACCAGACATTAGTGGAGATATCAGAGCAGGACAGATGGGCAATGCCCATGTGCTCACAAAATATATGCGTGATGATGTTGATCCGACAGTAGTGCAGGCACTTGAGGAGAAAGACGGAAGGAAACATGATGATGAAGCTGCGGGTCAGGGTGGCAGTGGCGATCTTCCCAATGACTGTGCTGGTGAGGATGGTGGCATATCTCAAAGGGGAGCAGATGGCCACGTAGTGGTCAAAGGCCATTGCCAGTAGGACTGCAGAGTCAGCCACGAAGAGGAAGTGGATGAAGAACATCTGGGTGAGGCAGCCATCAAAGGAAATATGGCTGAAACCGAGCCAGAAGTTGGCCAGTGCTTTGGGCATGGTGGAAGTGGAGAGCAAGATGTCAGCACTGGCCAACATGGACAGGAATATGTACATGGGCTCGTGCAGGCTTGGCTGGGAGAGGATGACACAAATTAAAATGCCATTGCCTGTCATGGCAGCTACATACATGGTGCAGAAGGGGATGGAGAGCCAGATGTGGAGGTGCTCCAGCCCAGGGATGCCAATCAGGAGGCAGCCAGCCATGCAAGTATCAGAGTTGTTCACAGCAGCTGTGTTGCTAACAGATAAAAGGGCCATGATTTTCTACAGAGTCCTCGCCTGTGCCATAGGAGAAAAAGAGCTTCAGACTCCGTACATTGGCCGAGAGCCCATATGGCTTGCAGTCAGCCACGAGGTCAGCGCACGGTCACAGGGCTCTGCACGTGTGTGTATTCCATACAGGAAATCACAAGCAAGATCTGCACAAAGTGCACAGCTCTAGGCCCTGCCCACAGACAGGCTCTGTGTCCTTATTCAGAGACTCCTCGTGCAGCTATAAGATATTCAGGCACCTACAGGGCTCAGAAACATTGCCAGTGCCAGTAGAGAGCCACGGGTTTTGAGAAGAGCAGGGGTAGCTAGAAAATCAAAAACAATCTCTGTAATCTCTACGGGTATGTGAACTGGAATGAGGTCTGCAAAAGCCCCAGGCTCTGCACAGAAGGGCTGCAGTCTCGCCCCAAAGAGCAATTGCCCCTGCCTCGCAGACTATGTGGGAAGTTAGGGTTGGGGGCGGCGTGCCCTGCAGACCCGAGTCTCTCTTCTGCCAGTCACAGATGCTCTGACAATTACAGAGGCGGTGAAGGCAGCTGTGGCATTTAGAAATCACACTGGACAGTGTGAAAAATTCTGGTTCAGAGATCTTGGTCAGTGAGActgtgagattttggacaagctaCTGTCTTTTCTAAGAAACAATTGTTCAATCTTGAAAATGAGCATTAAGTGTTGTCCCGGAGGTGTGTCACGTTAAATTTTGTCTGTGGAAGCCTTATTAAACTGTGTGGTGCTTCTGGAGTCACCTCTGTGGCTCTGAAGTGTGGTGTCATCACCCAGAACATGAAGGAAGGTGTGGAGCAATTCTTCTCAGAGCGCCGTCCCCGGGCCAGCATCATCCACGTCACCAGGGGACTTGCAAGTTCTTGCACCACAGACTTtatgaatcagaaactctgaggttGGAGCAGCAATCTCTATTTTAGCAAGATCACCCGGTGATACTAATTTATGCTGAAGTTTGTGAACAACTGATGCGAGGACTGATGTTTTTACTTTCTCCTCTATCTAGTCTAGATGGCGATCTCATAGGACCAGAAACTTCTCAAACCTGATAGTTTCTGCTGCATTGTCCATGAAAATGCTCGGGCTTCAACTAAAACTAAGTAGTGCTTTCCTCAACTCATGTGAAGTAAATGACACAATCATAGCAATAGACTTTACCACACGTTAGACCCCTTGACCCCTCCTAGATCCTgttaaactgttctcagaaaggCGATGAAACCTTTACCGCCGCCCAGATCCCTGTTCCTGCCTCTCAGTTGAACTTCCTTCCTACCTGAGACTTCGGGACTGTCAGGAGCCAACTCCTCACTTTATTATTCCACTCCtgtaaatttatcttttatctcTGCAAGCATTTCTCCACTCAGAGAAAGTAATGTCGATGCCACGCCTGCATTTTGATGTCTCCTCCCTTAGAGCTGTGGTACATTTCACTTTACCTAGGCACAGGAAAGCTCGtgaagtcatttatttatttagagagtaaaagacaatataaatcaattattttttatcCTAGTCACAAACAACTATAAATTCAagtgaaaatttctttttagatttaACTCAAATTTTCAAAGCCTCTGCATTAAGATTTACAAAATATTGccagaagagatttttttaaaacataaataaatggagacgTATATCATGTACCAGATCAGAAGACTCAATGGcttgttaaaatataaattttctcaaaataaatatgtagtttttaatttaatttaatttctccagctttattgaggtatagttgacaaataaaaactgtatatattttaggtatacaatgtgataatataatatatgtatacgctgtgaaatgattaccacaatcaagttaacaTACTCATTACactattgccattttatttttgtgggcttatcttaaattacttttaaaaataagctggATATACACACACCATACCAAAAAACACACAAgaacacaaatatacatatatacatatttgcatatatgtgtatgtctataagtgtgcacatgtgtgtaagtatttatgtatgtatgtacatctCCAAGAATAATTTGCCCACCTATTCTCTGAATCCACTTTCTTTCCTACCTCCTCAAGGACTTTGTTCCATCAattatctcttcttttctttatcatCTGTTACTCCTGATTTCTTGAGTATTTACATTTATGAACATTCAAATACTTTTAACCttgaaagtaaacaaaaatttaactactataataaaaaatagcTTATTCACCCAGCTTGTCTCACTTTTTGTTCTATCTTCTTTCCTCCAAAATCATACCTTTCATTAGCTACTCATTTTGGCTTTGATTTCTTTGCCCTCCACTGGTTCTTCTCTTGCCCCTGAACTTCCATCCTAGTCCTCACGAAGGGCTCCTCTGTCCTTACAGGCTGGACCCCTGCTGGTGTTTCCTACTGGTGTCTCTATGCTCCCCTCACTCTTCATGCTACCTGGCCAAGCTGCTCACCAGCCTTGGCTTCATTTAGGCTGCATGTACTAAGACCTCCCAAATCTACAGTtgccatttattttgcttttcagacTCCAGATCTGCTTATCCGAAGACCTCCCCACTGGTCTCCTAGCCTGCAGTCCTTTCAGTatctattttatttccaaaaaatcATTTCAAGCACATTACGTACTTGATTACAGATAATTTCCCATTGCTTAATAGATTCATATACACATGTTCCATGCTTTCTCTACTGATACTGGTCAAGATGCACATCTCCAAAcctgctcttctttctctgtggTCTTTTGTGCATTCCACTTCCTCTGTCTCCACCCTCCTCATTAATCTAGCTAGTCTATATTTCTCATTCAGGAAGACTTTTCTCATTTTCCAAGGCTGGGTTATGCATGTCCTCTGTGCTCCTATATTCCCCTGCacttatctatttctttttcaagCACTTATCACACTGAAATATTACCATCTCTGATATATCATGCAGGACACATACAAATACCATAAAAATCAGGGGTTTATAATCACAGATCTTCTGTCCTCACATTATTTTCTTGTCTGTAGTCTGTGTCATTCATTGTGTTTATTCTTCCCACAGTATCACTCAACACACTCATCACTACATGCTCCCacttttgtcagtcacatcagCACCTGCACAAAATTTTCTTCTCCAGTTTCAGTTCTCCATCTAAATAATCAACTTCCAAGGCAGGCTTTGTTCACAGTTTCTTCCTATCATTTATTCATGTGACTTCTGCTTTCATTCCAATTTAGGCATCCATTGATGTTGACTCACCCCCAAACTAGGGAGCAAGTCCAAGTACTCTGCTTAAAGTTATCTGTCTGATAGTCTACTTTTTCAGAACTTCTACTTTTTAAATGCCCAATTTTCTTGCCCACTGATTCCTGCTtctgtcatctttggaaaaattaccagaaaaaaagtgtctcttctATAATGAATTCCTTTTTCTACCTGTTTTTGAATCCTTTACCTGACTGCTCTGCCCAGGAACTTTGTCCTTTTAAAGTGGTCCACCAAATGCAGTAGAATAACTTTTCTTGCCTTTGCTCCTTAATGTCTAAGGGCAGAACATCGTGTTTACGATTCTTGCATCCTCCTTAGGAGTCAAGGATCACTTACTCATTAatctctccatcctcacctgGACAATGACCCTCCAAACTTCTCCCTTTTGACTTCCCAGGAAAACACAATTCACTCTAGCTACCCTGGACAAATTTTTCTTTCAGCCCTCCACTCCTTGAACATTGCTACAGAGCTTTCCACTTACCTGGTTCCCATTCTCCATCCATCTTGCCATATTAATAACCTCCTCTCAATCCTGAAGTATCTGACCCAGACTTACCTCCCCAATGCCACCTTCTCGGACTCACAGTTTCTCAATTCAACATTTCATACACAGCTGAGGCTTCCTTAATATACAGAACTGAATCTTGGGTCTTGCTTCATATGGTGTTTACTTCCTCTTCTCCTTTGGGAGCAAAAATTCTCCTCCCTTTGTGTTCTTCCCTTCCTCATTCATACTGTAGTGTGTGTcagttcttcatttctttgtgtgctaaataatattttaatgaattgaTGTAACATATTGTGTACCTCCATTTGcccatcagtggacatttgggctatttccgtctttgggctattatgaataatgctgttgt is a genomic window of Camelus bactrianus isolate YW-2024 breed Bactrian camel chromosome 10, ASM4877302v1, whole genome shotgun sequence containing:
- the OR52B6 gene encoding LOW QUALITY PROTEIN: olfactory receptor 52B6 (The sequence of the model RefSeq protein was modified relative to this genomic sequence to represent the inferred CDS: substituted 1 base at 1 genomic stop codon), translating into MAQARTLXKIMALLSVSNTAAVNNSDTCMAGCLLIGIPGLEHLHIWLSIPFCTMYVAAMTGNGILICVILSQPSLHEPMYIFLSMLASADILLSTSTMPKALANFWLGFSHISFDGCLTQMFFIHFLFVADSAVLLAMAFDHYVAICSPLRYATILTSTVIGKIATATLTRSFIIMFPSVFLLKCLHYCRINIITHIFCEHMGIAHLSCSDISTNVWYRLAAALLSTGLDIILIAVSYIHILRAVFHLPSQGVRSKALSTCGSHVCVILLFYIPALFSVFAYRFGGKCIPRYVHILLANLYVVILPMLNPIIYGVRTKQILDGAKQMFSDFAKESK